DNA sequence from the Rhizoctonia solani chromosome 14, complete sequence genome:
CAACGGTATTGATGAGATGGATTGCACCTTATCCAGGGATATTGATCTTCTCAAGTGTCGAAGTTTCGCCGTCATTCATAGGTAAGTTGATAGTAATATTAAGTGACTAGGTAGACTCTAATAGCCATCGAAGATTTACCGATGCTCAAGTTTTGAAAAAAGACTTCTTGGAGAAGATTCTGAAACCTGTGCTGGTCGAAGTGAGACCGTTTGTGCATTGGTTGGTATGCTTTCATAGATAGGGATGCAGATTTGCTAACGTATGATTGCGATTTCAGCCTTAATGATTATATGACTTTATCACCGGACGAAGCCAGCGTACCTGGCTCCAGCTCAAGCTCTGACGAGGAATAACTGGAGTATCCAAAAACGTGTCCCTAGATTCTTCCGCAGCCCGATTCTTGATTTCTCATAATCGAGTTTATACGTAATTAGCGCGCATACATAGACATGCTTCTCCCACAATACTAGTACGAAGAGCGGCAAGAGTTTGAATCAACAGGCAGTTATTTATTCTCTGTTCGATTCCGGAACCCTTTCCTCTATGTCTTCGATTCTTACAAGTAAGGCTTCGAGAAGTAGGTCTGTGATGCTTAGAGGGGATACCCCGGGTCTGACTGGTCCCATGTGATGATGGCCCCACGCTTAAACATTGCTCGAATACCCCGACAGCAATCAGGATTGTTATGTTATATTCCGCCAAGGCCCCGAAGGCCAACACCCACAGGGGATCGGCGGTGGGTCGAATGTATACCCGGTTTTTATGGAGTCCACAGAGttgaagaaaagaaaagcaTAAATTTAATACTGGACTCATGAGGGGTCGTACTCGGCTACATCAGCCCAAAGCTCCGGCTATATGGTATAATACACAAAAAGAAGAACAGAagtaaatccaagaaaaaaGAATCATATGTGGAAGAAACATAGTCGAACCGGAGTGATGAGTCTACGAATCTACTTTTCAACGTTGTCTTGGAACCACTATCGAATGAAACACGAATCAGCATGTCGCCCCGCGCCGTAGCACGAAAATAAACGTACCCGAACCAAGAATTTCGCCGAGTCTTTAGGGTACCGCTTCTGGGTCTCGTAGTCAACATAGGTGACACCGAAGCGGGTACCATACCCATCAGCCCACTCAAAGTTGTCCATGAAGCCTATAAGTGCGTCTGTCAGCAAATATATACGCACGACTTCCACGAACAGACTTACTCCAAGGGAAGTAGGCCCTGACATCAACACCATCCTCATTGACTGCAGCCAATAGTGCCTTGGTGTTGCCGTCAAAGTACTCAACTCGGTCCTTGTCTGCAAGGGCGTCGAGAAGTGGCATCGAGTCCTCGTCTTTGACTGCGAAACCGTTCTCGGTGATGTAGATAGGAAGCTTGTACTTCTTCCAGAGGTAGTTGAGGAGTGCACGGAAACCGTCGGGGTAAGTCTGGAGCCATGCGCAGTGAGCCTGACATCCAAGCTCAGTACCGTCGGGGCGCTTAAAGGTGTACTGGACGTTTCCTTGGAATTCGTCTGAGCCGCCAGCCTCTGCAAGTGTGTTAGCACTATGAAATGCATATCTAGTAGGCATTTCACGTACTGCAAAGGTTGGTGGTGTAGGTGTTCATTCCGTAAAAGTCGCCTGAGCCTTTGACGATCTTGAGCTCCTCCGGAGTGAAAGTAGGGAGTCTGTCACCGAGAACCTCCTTCATGTATGCGGGGTAGTGGCCGAGGTAAATAGGGTCCGCGAACCAACCAATAGCGAAATCGAGCGCATGCTGAGCTGCTGCGATGTCTTTAGAGGGATGAATTAGTATTATACTATGATCGCAATGGTGAAGGACTCACTCTCGGGGGTATTGTCGTATGGCATAGCCCAGTCGCCGTTTAGAGTGATACCAATCTGTCCCTTCTGGGATGCCTTGAATTGTTCACGATAAACCTTGACTGCGTGTGCGTGGGCAAGAATCACACTGTGACCAACGCTATAATGACATTGTGATATTAGGGTTGAGGAATCGAGAGATACTTTCAGACTCACATCCATGGCTCAGTGCTGGAATCACCCACTGGGCTGCGTTGGCGATCACTGCAACGTCCCGGGGCGAATACTCCGCGCCCGTATCCCAGAATAGAGATGCACCACGGCTCATTCATGGTGAGCCAGTGCTTCACACGGTCACCAAATGCTTCAAAACAGACCTACAAGCGCATGAATATCCCCACATGGGTTGTAGCATTATTTACTAGCTTACCTTGGCATAGTGAGCATAGTCCTTCACGATTTCTTCCTTGTTCAACCATCCACCGTAACGGTCATGAAGTCCCTGAGGAAGATCCCAGTGGTAGAGAGTAAGGAAGGGAGTAATTCCGGCGGCCAAGAGCGCGTCAATGAAGTCGGAATAGAATTTGATCCCAAGTGGGTTCACGGGGTCGTTACGCCCGCCAAGAGGAATTATTCGTGACCAAGAAAGGGAGAAACGATAAGACTTGATGCCATATTGCTTCAGAAGTGCGACATCTTCCTTCCAAAGTCGGTACGAGTCGGTTGCAACGTCACCATCACGGCCATCCAGAGTCTTTCCAGGGGTACGAGAGAACTCGTCCCAGATGGAGGGACCACGCCCATCGGTGTTGGTCGAACCCTCGATTTGGAATGAGGCTGGATGAAAGTATGTCTCAGAGACAAGATGATCAACCGAACGACCAAAGAATACTCACCGGTTGCAAATCCCCACAAGAAATCCTTGGGCAACTTTTTCTGGACGGCTTGTACCTTTTTGGCTGCCGTTTGGGGAGAGGCACCGTTGAGTGTTGTATCCGAGTTGGTACGGGGCTTGGCCTCCTCACGAGC
Encoded proteins:
- a CDS encoding glycoside hydrolase family 1 protein yields the protein MGNTASRPRSRAPTSNIENKKAVAREEAKPRTNSDTTLNGASPQTAAKKVQAVQKKLPKDFLWGFATASFQIEGSTNTDGRGPSIWDEFSRTPGKTLDGRDGDVATDSYRLWKEDVALLKQYGIKSYRFSLSWSRIIPLGGRNDPVNPLGIKFYSDFIDALLAAGITPFLTLYHWDLPQGLHDRYGGWLNKEEIVKDYAHYAKVCFEAFGDRVKHWLTMNEPWCISILGYGRGVFAPGRCSDRQRSPVGDSSTEPWIVGHSVILAHAHAVKVYREQFKASQKGQIGITLNGDWAMPYDNTPENIAAAQHALDFAIGWFADPIYLGHYPAYMKEVLGDRLPTFTPEELKIVKGSGDFYGMNTYTTNLCKAGGSDEFQGNVQYTFKRPDGTELGCQAHCAWLQTYPDGFRALLNYLWKKYKLPIYITENGFAVKDEDSMPLLDALADKDRVEYFDGNTKALLAAVNEDGVDVRAYFPWSFMDNFEWADGYGTRFGVTYVDYETQKRYPKDSAKFLVRWFQDNVEK